Below is a window of Armatimonadota bacterium DNA.
GTCACCGGCGGCATCGGCGTGAACAACATCGGCCTGCTGGTGAGCGTGGCAGGCAAGATCACGCACGACGACACCGGGTTCGCCTATGTTGACGACGGCTCGCTCGTTCAGGACGGCTCCGGCTGGATCGGCGTCCGCGTGGACAAGACCGGCCTGACGGCCGCCTTCACCGAGGGCAAGCAGTGCGTCATAACCGGCGTCAGCTCGATACTGAAGCAGGGCGAAGTCTACATACCCGTCCTGAGGCCGAGAAGCGACGCCGACGCGGTGATATATCCATAGAAACGGGAGTCAATCCGGGCCGCGCATCGGCGCGCGGCCCGCTTTCCGGCAGAGGCGCGGGCGAACCTGACCGGCTCCCTGCTGCCGAAAGGAGAAGTCGAGGCAGATGAGAAGACTCGAAACACTGCTGTGCATCGGCCTGGCATGCCTGTGCGCGTTCGGGGCCGCGGCATCCGCCGACACGGTCGGCCTGCGGTTCTACCAACAGGACCAGTTGAGGATAGTCCAGCGCGAAGTTCCGGCGGGCAAGAACCTCGTCGAGGCCGCAGTGCGCGGGCTCGTCGAAGGGCCTACCGTGGAGGAGAAGGTCCTCGGCTACACCTCGGCGATACCGTCGGGTACGAAGGTCGAGGGCGTGGCGCTGACCTCGGACGGCGTGGAGGTCGGGCTCTCCGCCCAAGTGCTCGCCGGGTTCGACGAGGCCGCGCTCCAGAGCATCTTCGACCAGTTCACCGCCACCCTGGGCGACTTCCCGAAGATCAGGCAGATCAAGCTCACGCGCCAGGGCAAGCCGCTGTCCGACTATCTCGCGCCCGCCCCGGTCGTCGGGGAGGCCGCGCCGCCGCTCGTAGAGGGCGTCTCGACCAGCGGGCTCGCGACCAGGAAGATCGCCATCGGCCCGTCCCACGGGCGCTTCTGGAACGGCTCCGGCTGGTACTGGCAGAGGGGCGACCCGTGCGGGTTCGGCGAGGCCGTGCTGGAGGACACGAACAGCATCCGGCTGATGCAGTTCCTGTACCAGTACCTGACTCAGGACGGCGCGGCCGTATACTCCGCCCGCGAGCTCAACGAGAGCAACTGCTGCAACAGCTACGAGGGCCTGCCCTGGTGGAAGATGGCGTCATACTCCTGGCTGAGAGGCCAGGGATACCCGTGCTCCGTCTGGGCCAGCTCGTCCGGCAACTGCGGCGCCGAGACCGCCGTCGGGCGCAGCAGCGACGACATCCGCGCGAGGCCGCTCTTCGCCGACTACCACGGGACCGACATCTACATCGCCCACCACACCAACGCGGGCGGCGGGGGCACGGCGAACGGGACGGAGACCTTCCGCGACACCCAGATGGTCTATCAGGCGCACGTCGCAAACAGCCTGAACCTGGCCAACAAAGTGCAGAGCAGCGTCGTCAACACGATTCGCTCCACGTTCGACGGCGAGGACATGTGGTCCGACCGAGGCGTGAAGGACTCGGCGGGCGGGTTCGGCGAGATCCGCATACCGAACCGCCCGGCGATCCTGATCGAACTGGCGTTCCACGACGCCTGCTCGAGAGACGCCCAGTACCTGACCGACAACTTCTTCCGATCGCTCACCATGTGGGGCATCTACAAGGGCATCTGCGACTACTTCGGCACTACGCCCACCTGGGACAAGTACTCCCTGGAGTACGTCAGCGACACGCTCCCGGCGGCGATGGAGACCGGGCACTCCTACAACGTGAGCATCACCTTCCGCAACCGGGGCGTGCTCTGGACCGAGGCCCGGCAGATCAGACTGGGGGCCGTCGGGGACTACGATCCGTTCACGCCTCAGACCAGGCAGATCATCAGCGGCGAGGTGCGCCCGGGCCAGACGTACACGTTCAACTTCACGCTCACCGCGCCGAACTCCGGCGGCACGTATACCACCGACTGGCGGATGGTGCGCGACGGCTACCAGTGGTTCGGCCCGACTGTCAGCAAGACCTACGAGGTGGTCGGCCCGCCGGACACCGAGGCCCCCTCCGTGCCGACGGGGCTCTTCGCGGAGTCGGTCGGCCTGAACCAGGTCAACATAAGCTGGAACGCCTCGACGGACAACGTCGGCGTCATCGGCTACAAGCTCTTCAGGGACGGCGTGCAGATAGCCGACCAGCCCGGCCGGACCTTCCAGGACGCGGGCCGCGCGGCTAACACCCAGTACTGCTACACGGTGCTCGCCTACGACGCTGTCAACAACCAGTCCGCCCAGAGCGCGCCGTACTGCGCGATCACGCACCAGGTGGTCTGGCAGGACGGCTTCTATGACCTGAACAACTGGCCCGCCGACAAGGTGGCAAACGGCACCTTCCGCGGCCTGGAGACGTTCGACTGGGACAGCCACGGGACCTACCCCGGCGATGTGTGCGTCGCCACTCTGACCGGGACGACCTCCACCCAGGGGTCGTACGCGTACAGGGCGCTGGCGGAGACTTACGCCGCCGGGTCGTTCGACTGCTTCCTCGCGGACCAGGCGGTCTCGAGCAGCAAGCAGGGCCTCCACATCAGGGGGTTCAACGGATCGAACGAGGCCTACTCGGCCTTCGTGGGGTGCTACCCCGATTCGCCGATGAACGGCGCAAAGTACGCCGCGGGCGTGTTCGACGGCTCCTCGTGGAGCTGGGCGCCGCAGGTCCAGATCCGCGCGATCGGCTGGCTCAACCTCCGCGTCGAGGTGGGGGTGAACGCCGTCAGGGCCTACTACAACGGCAGCCTGATCGGCACCCTGCCGAAACCCGCCGCCGCGGACACCTTCGGGCTGACCCGCGTGAACCTCGGCCACCCGTACAACGTGAACACCGAGGGGTACTTCGACGACGCGCAGTTCACCGCGCCGCCGCCCGTCGCGCCCCTCCCGCTGGCCGCGACGCCTCTCAGCACGGAGAGCATCCGGTGGAACTACGCCGACCGCTCGCCGATCGAGACGGGCTACCTGCTGCTCGACGGGTCTCAGGCGCAGAAGGGTTCCGCCGGGAAGAACTCGTCCTCCATAGCGGAGTCCGGCCTCGCCGCGAACACCCAGTACTCCCGCCTGCTCCGGGGCAGGAACGGCACGGTCCTCGGGCCGCTCTCGGCGGGGTTCTCGGCATACACGCTCTCCGTCGCGCCGACGAGCGCGAACGTCACCTGCGACAGGTCGCCCGGCACGCCCTACGCGACTCCCGAGTTCGTCTTCACGGCGGTCGGAGGGTTCGGCGCGGGGAAGGTGCAGTACTACCGGTACGCATGGGACCAGAGCCCGACCCACTCGTGGACAGGCTCCGAGGCCCAGTGGAGCGCCGGCACGCTCGACCTCTCCGCCGCCTCGCCGGGCGACTGGTACCTGCACGTGAAGGGCTTCAACGGCGACGGCGTGGAGAACGGCGCGCTGACCCTCGGGCCGTACCAGTACGAGGCGGCAACCTCGACGATCGCCGAGATCAAGGCCCTGCCGGACGGCTCATCGGCCGCGGTAGCGGGGAAGGTCGTGACGGCGAACTTCGGCTCGTTCTTCTACATCGAGGAGCCTGACGGCAGCTCGGGCATCAGGGTGAACGCGGGCGGGCCCGCTACCGGCGCGCTGGCGTCGGTCTCCGGCACGATTCAGACCGTCGGCGGCGAGCGCGTGATAGCGAGCGCCTCGGTCGGCTCGTCCGGCACCGGAGCGATCCCGGCGGCCGCCCTGCTGAAGAACCTGTCGCTCGGCGGAGGAAGCCTGAACGCATACACCCCGGGCGTGATGGACGGCCTCGGGGCGAACAACCTCGGTCTCTTCGTGTCGGTCGCCGGCAGGGTGACGCACGTCGGGGCGGGGTTCTGCTACGTGGACGACGGCTCGATGCAGGCGCAGGACGGTTCGGGGTACCCGGGCGTCCGCGTGGATACGTCCTCGATAACCGCGCCCGCGATGGGGACTTACGCGGTGATCGAGGGCATCAGCTCGACGTACGCGATCGGCTCGGAGAACGTCCGGATGCTCCGCGCGACGGGGAAGGTGAGCTACACGCTGCCCTGAATGGAGTGAACTCCCTCTCCCTCGAAGGGAGAGGGTCGGGGTGAGGGCGACCTTGCCCCCCGGTATTCGGCGAGGGGCGGTCCCGCACGGGGCCGCCCTTTTTTCGCGCCCGGGAACGAGTACGAGTAGGAGTACGAGTACGAGCAGGGAGGCCAAAGGAAAGCCCCAGCCGGCAAAGGAGGAAACAGCTGGGGCTCAGACGGAAGGAGGTCGGATTGCAGGGACAGGGTAGATGATTGCTGGTACAGACTGCCATTGTCCCCGGGTATGGTGGTAATCCGACTGCGCGCTATTCGCTTTTCCACTTATTCAGACGCTGAATCGCGCCGAAAGGTTCCCGTTTGCGACCCGGAAGTTGAGGGTGTTTCTCGCAGATAAGCTCCACGGACGCCCGCGCCCGAACGCCCGCCGCGGGTTGCGCGTTCGAGGGATCGTGGTACAATGGTCGAGGGACGCCCGCTTGAGGGCCGCGGCCCTCATTGGCACGATTCTTGCACTGATGCACTATGGGAGTGTGAGTCCGCATGTATACCCGAAGGGCGGTCCGCGCCTTGTTCACGGCACTCGCGGCGGCGCTGTGCCTCGCCTCGCTCGCCTCGGCCGACCGCATCGTCCAGAGCGACGACTTCGACGACGGGGACCTGACCGCCGGTCCGAGATGGACGTACGTCAAGCCCGGGTCCGCCGCCGTCAGCGGCGAGCAGAAGACCTCCGGCTCGTACAGCCTGAAGGTCGCGTCGAACAACGAGCTCGGCGCGGTACACACTTGCTCCGGCGTGAGGAGCGCCGACCAGCCGTTCACCAGCACGTTCAACCTTTACGTCGAGTCCATGGGTGACGAGGCGATCCCGTGGTCGGTCCAGAACGCGGACGCGGGTATCGCGGCGATCATCTTCATCCTGCCGGGCGGCCTTGTCCAGTTGTACGTTCCCGGCTCCGGTTCCGGCGTGACGGTCAACCTGGCCCGGCATATCTCTTACGGCGCGTGGCACTCGTTCCGAGTCACCTACGACGGCCTCACGACGAACCTCTACCTCGACGGCAGCGCCGTACCCGACGCAAGCATCTCCCTCACTTACATGCGCGAGCCGTCGTACGTGTGCGTCGGCAACTTCGTCATGGCTCACACGAGCACGTTCTACGTGGACGACCTGGTCTTCACCAGGCCCGGAGACGTCGCGCCCGCGAAGATATACGTCCAGGTCTGCTCGGACACCTCGACCGGAGGGATCAACACCGCCGCCGAGCACATTGACTTTCCCGAGCTGGACACCACATACACGACCCCGGAAGGCCAGGCGGCGCGCGTCATGTCGGAGTCCTACCGCGACGCCCACCGCGACAGCCTCGGGAATACGATCAAGTTCACATGGTACATGCAGATGGGTTCGGTCTACTCCGCCGGGACCGACACCGGCCCGCTGCTTCCGTTTGAGCTGATGGAAGACTACCACGGCGGCTCGATCGAGCGCTGGGGCGACGAGATGGCCTATCACTACCACACATGGTTCTGGAGCGACCCGAACGGCGACGGCCTCTGGTACTGGAACCAGGCCCCGGACTTCAGTTACTGCAGGCCGGATTTCGACCGCACCATGGCGCACATGCTGCTCGACCGGGGGTTCTACCCGTCTTCTTTCCGGAGCGGCTGGCACTACATGGACGACGGGTGGCAGAGCTACCTGGACGAGCTTATCCCCTACCGCTTCGAGAACGACTGGCCGGCCTACCGCACCACCACCGAGGAGCCGCTCGGCAACCTCTACGACTGGCGGCGCGCCCCGTCCGCCTGGGTGCCCTGGCATCCCGACCCGAACGACTACCAGTCACCCGGCGCGCTCAGGGGCTGGGAATCGAGGAGCAAGTACATCGCCGGCGCGACGACAGCGATCCTCACCGAAGCATTCTACAAGGCGCTCGACGGCGAGGCGCAGCTCCTCACGCTCTTCTCCCACCTGAAAGAGGCGGACTTCCCCGAGCAGGTGGACGCGCTGCACATCCGCCTGAGCGACCTGCACGCGAGCCTGCCGCTGGTGGATTTCGAGTACCTCACAGGCCGGGAGTGCATGCTGAAGTGGCGGAACGGCTCGGACGTCACCCCGCCGAACATCCAGGTCGAGACCGAGGACGCGGGTGGAATGCGCACGGCGACCATCACCTTCGACGAGCAGATCTACCAGCTCAGGCCGTTCGCCGCTCGCTCCGACGCCCAGGGGAACTACGAACTCATGGCCTGCGCCCTCGTCGGCCCGAACCGGTGGCGTGTCTCGTACGACGTCGCCGATACGGTGCAGGCGGCCGTCGGCGTGACCGACTGGTTCGGCAACCCGGCGGTGAGATTCCTGCCGACGCCGCTCCGGATCACGGACGCCGCCGCATCGAACGTCATCACGACGGGCGCCGAGGTCCGCTGGAAGACGAACCGGCCGGCCGACACCCGCGTCGAGTATGAGAACGTATCGTCGCCGGGAGCAGCGTCCGCGCTCTTCGAGGCGGAGCGGAAGCTTGCGCACCGGGTGACTCTTGCCGGCCTGCTCCCCGGGCAGGTGTACAGAGTCCGGCTCTCCGCGCAGGACGAGAACGGCGGCGAGGCGGAATCCGAGGAACTCTACATACTGACTCCGGTGCTCGACGCCTTCATCATAGACAACCTCGACCCGGGGTTCAGCGTCGAGGGCGCCTGGTCAACCGGAAGCGTGACCCCGGGGGCCTACGGCCCGGACTACCGCTACGCGAGCGCGAGCCCCTCAGGAACGTCCCGGGCGTACTGGACGTGGACCGCCCCCGCGGACGGCATCTACGACGTGCAGGCCAGATGGTCCGCCGGCGCGAACCGCTCTACGGCCGCGCGGTACTCAGTGATCATCGGCGGGAACGAGTACAACCGCACGGTTGACCAGCAGGTGAACGGCGCCACGTGGAATGTTCTCGGCACGAACAGCCTTTCGCAGGGCGACACCGTGACCGTGAGGCTGACGAACGCGGCGGACTCGGGGTTCGTGGTCATTGCCGACTCCGTCAGATTCGAGCCCGCCTACACGCCGGTCGAGAACATCGGGATCGCGAGGCTTCTCTCCGACGGCGAGAGCGTCCTCGTCACCGGCGCGGTGACCGGCGTCTTCGGCTCGCGGTTCTATGTCGAGGCGCTCGACCGGTCGTCCGCGGTCGAGGTGCAGGGATTGGGCGTCTCCGTTGGCGACGTCGTCGAAGTCGGGGGGACGCTCTCGACCGCCGCCGGCGAGCGCATGCTGATCGGCCGACACATCAAACCGACCGGCGAGACCGCCCACCTTCGCCCCCTCGGAGTCGCCGGGAGGAGCCTGAACGACTGCGCTTCGGGAATACTCGTGAGAATCTGGGGCCGGGTGACCTCGGTGGGAAGCGGCTTCTTCTACGTGGATGACGGATCGGGGCTGACGGACTGCGCGGGCGGGATCGGGCTGAGGGTGGACTCCTCGCGCCTGACTTCGCCTCCCGCGCCGGATGACCTCGCGGTCGCGACCGGCGTCCTATCGACGGAAACCCACGACTGCGGTGAGGTACGCGTGCTTCGACCCCGCGCGGACGACGATCTTCGCGCTTATCCCGGATACTAAGGTTCCGGCGGGCGCATCGCCGCGCACCCCCCGGCAAGAAACTGTGAAAACTTTGTGAACAATGCACTTTCGGGGGAACTTTCCTCGCCCCCGCGTCGTATCATAAGTAGGAAAAGCACTCATTCTGATGTGCAGAATGCTCCTTTCCAATACCTCCTTGCCCAGGCCGGGCGGAGGGCGGATTCAAGGTCCCGACCGACTTCCGCCCGGCGCATCTGGAGCCTCACCGAAAGGTGAGGCTCTTTTTTTGCGCTCTGCGTAGACCCACCCCTCCCCCTTGCCCCCTCCCTCTCAGGGGAGGGGGGTTCCGTGCGCCGGACGGAAACCTCCCCCGGCGCCCACTCCGCTGTCCCCCTTATCAAGGGGGACCGGCCTCCGGGCCGAGGGGGTTCGGCTTCCCACGGCCTTCCTGAACCTCCCCCAGCCCCTCCTTGATAAGGAGGGGAGCTAGAACCGCTGTCCCCCTTGTCAAGGGGGACCGGCCTCCGGGCCGAGGGGGTTCGGCTTCTGTTCTTGCGCCTACTCGATCCCGCCCGCGAAAACCCGTATTTCACACAGTTGGCGGCGCGGGCCGGCCGTGCTACCATGTACACAGAAACGGTAAGCCGTTTCCGGCGGCGAGGCCGCCCGCGAGCACCGCAAAGAATGTGACGAATTGTTGTTCGGAAAGGGAACTTTGGACCCGGATACTTCGTCACATAAGTGATTGTGAGCATTGCTCGCAGTGCTCACGATGCCTGAGACGGGAAGCGATTCATATGGCTTAGGCCAACGGGGGGTTGGATCGCTCTCGTCTCACGCTCGCAAAACTGAATAAAGTCCTAGCGTAAACGCAGAGGACCGGCCGAGGCAGCCGGTCTCCTGCGTTTTTGTGCTGATTTGTGGGAGGCGCGTCTCCGCAGGCTGGGTCGGCCTCTCGATATGCCACCAGAGTGGCTACTCGAGGAGAACGGTTGGGCTGTCTGCCAGGCTTCCCGGCCCCAGCCCCGTCTAGTCTCGAGTAGCCCTCAGGGCATATCGAGAGACGGCCAGATCTGGCATCGCCACCCGCTGAACCCGAG
It encodes the following:
- a CDS encoding N-acetylmuramoyl-L-alanine amidase, whose amino-acid sequence is MRRLETLLCIGLACLCAFGAAASADTVGLRFYQQDQLRIVQREVPAGKNLVEAAVRGLVEGPTVEEKVLGYTSAIPSGTKVEGVALTSDGVEVGLSAQVLAGFDEAALQSIFDQFTATLGDFPKIRQIKLTRQGKPLSDYLAPAPVVGEAAPPLVEGVSTSGLATRKIAIGPSHGRFWNGSGWYWQRGDPCGFGEAVLEDTNSIRLMQFLYQYLTQDGAAVYSARELNESNCCNSYEGLPWWKMASYSWLRGQGYPCSVWASSSGNCGAETAVGRSSDDIRARPLFADYHGTDIYIAHHTNAGGGGTANGTETFRDTQMVYQAHVANSLNLANKVQSSVVNTIRSTFDGEDMWSDRGVKDSAGGFGEIRIPNRPAILIELAFHDACSRDAQYLTDNFFRSLTMWGIYKGICDYFGTTPTWDKYSLEYVSDTLPAAMETGHSYNVSITFRNRGVLWTEARQIRLGAVGDYDPFTPQTRQIISGEVRPGQTYTFNFTLTAPNSGGTYTTDWRMVRDGYQWFGPTVSKTYEVVGPPDTEAPSVPTGLFAESVGLNQVNISWNASTDNVGVIGYKLFRDGVQIADQPGRTFQDAGRAANTQYCYTVLAYDAVNNQSAQSAPYCAITHQVVWQDGFYDLNNWPADKVANGTFRGLETFDWDSHGTYPGDVCVATLTGTTSTQGSYAYRALAETYAAGSFDCFLADQAVSSSKQGLHIRGFNGSNEAYSAFVGCYPDSPMNGAKYAAGVFDGSSWSWAPQVQIRAIGWLNLRVEVGVNAVRAYYNGSLIGTLPKPAAADTFGLTRVNLGHPYNVNTEGYFDDAQFTAPPPVAPLPLAATPLSTESIRWNYADRSPIETGYLLLDGSQAQKGSAGKNSSSIAESGLAANTQYSRLLRGRNGTVLGPLSAGFSAYTLSVAPTSANVTCDRSPGTPYATPEFVFTAVGGFGAGKVQYYRYAWDQSPTHSWTGSEAQWSAGTLDLSAASPGDWYLHVKGFNGDGVENGALTLGPYQYEAATSTIAEIKALPDGSSAAVAGKVVTANFGSFFYIEEPDGSSGIRVNAGGPATGALASVSGTIQTVGGERVIASASVGSSGTGAIPAAALLKNLSLGGGSLNAYTPGVMDGLGANNLGLFVSVAGRVTHVGAGFCYVDDGSMQAQDGSGYPGVRVDTSSITAPAMGTYAVIEGISSTYAIGSENVRMLRATGKVSYTLP